Proteins encoded by one window of Cryptococcus gattii WM276 chromosome K, complete sequence:
- a CDS encoding Hypothetical protein (Similar to SGTC gene model, INSD accession EAL18044.1; CNBK0650) — translation MFSIDYSGKIVFITGGGRGIGFALTEAFAEAGATVVITYNSRDPSEHIRAVSKKFGVPIHVYYCPAEESKRIDEVIELASREVGEVDIVIANAGMSQWVEMIDMKDTDLRRMFDVNLVAPLFLARAFTRHWLGLPAAISENETAQGSRKDGVKLNKKIVFISSISGLVNMSPQYQVAYNASKAGLTMASKSLAGEWAKYGITVNSISPGYVSTDMIKNPPPGEGEQWVTKWNGMTPVGRFADPKEIGDTLVLMCSDKASTFMTGHDLVIDGGMYIENATCDGTHWLPRLHYLLIKKHRGPIDCESFRVRTEYESESTNTIAPEREAKKTRKRI, via the exons ATGTTTTCCATCGATTACAGCGGCAAGATTGTCTTCATCACTGGTGGTGGTCGTGGCATTGGTTTCGCCTTAACTGAGGCGTTCGCCGAAG CCGGTGCGACCGTTGTTATCACTTATAATTCTCGAGACCCGTCGGAGCACATTCGGGCTGTCTCAAAAAAGTTCGGCGTTCCTATCCATGTCTATTACTGCCCCGCGGAGGAATCCAAACGCATCGATGAGGTCATTGAGCTTGCGAGCAGAGAAGTGGGAGAGGTGGACATTGTGATTGCTAATGCAGGCATGAGTCAATGGGTCGAAATGATCGACATGAAGGACA CCGACTTGCGCAGGATGTTTGACGTTAACCTTGTTGCCCCTTTGTTCCTCGCTCGCGCATTCACTAGGCATTGGCTCGGTCTTCCAGCTGCCATTTCCGAAAATGAGACTGCTCAAGGTTCCAGAAAAGATGgagtcaagctcaacaaAAAGATTGTCTTTATTTCGTCCATTAGCGGTCTCGTCAACATGTCCCCTCAGTATCAAGTAGCCTACAATGCTTCTAAGGCTGGACTCACCATGGCTTCCAAG TCTCTAGCCGGAGAATGGGCGAAATACGGTATCACCGTCAACAGTATCTCCCCCGGTTATGTGTCTACCGATATGATTAAGAACCCACCTCCTGGCGAAGGGGAGCAATGGGTTACCAAATGGAATGGAATGACGCCTGTCGGTCGCTTCGCAGATCCCAAGGAAATCGGTGATACCTTGGTACTCATGTGTTCTGATAAGGCGTCGACTTTCATGACTGGACATGACCTTGTGATTGATGGAGGTATGTACATTGAAAACGCTACTTGTGACGGCACTCATTGGCTTCCCAGGTTACACTACCTACTAATCAAGAAACATCGAGGACCAATCGATTGTGAGAGCTTCAGAGTTAGAACTGAATATGAGAGTGAATCTACGAATACAATAGCCCCGGAGAGGGAGGCCAAAAAGACAAGAAAAAGGATCTAA
- a CDS encoding Hypothetical protein (Similar to SGTC gene model, INSD accession EAL18045.1; CNBK0660), which produces MSDDRQMTEEEIAIERKVVRKVDAILLPIMLVSFGLQYYDKSVLGTAAVYGIIKDLHLQTTVNGVVSTTRYSTATAAFYYGYIVGVLPIAFLFTRLPLAKTTAFFVIIWGLVCILTVVCTSYQGFTVQRVVLGICESAVSPAFVAICALWWEPQEQAKRIGFFYSATGVFSMFSSLVNIGLGKTGGAHPWKSMYYFVGALTIFWGFVILLILPDHPLRPGRWFTTEERAVLARRFARNQAGASQQPIKPYQVLEAVRDIKTWLYLLMAASIYICNGSVTAFGAKIITGLGYTSLQATALLVPGGAMTVITIAIFSYYADKYTNIRTLLLPISCIPVIVGAIVIWAAPWKPTAGPLIGYYLVASFGAPYVLLLTLASSNTAGATKKAVTTGFIFIGYNAGNIAAAYLVFAKEAHIKYRSTWISVIVGMVFASAASLVLRWLYVRENKKRDKEELAEKQSEETTRTDEEKAALAGSVDSLDGLASLIVADKSDKKIPGFRYTL; this is translated from the exons ATGTCCGACGATCGACAAAtgacagaagaagagattgcTATCGAGCGCAAGGTAGTAAGAAAAGTTGACGCGATTCTTTTGCCTATCATGCTCGTTAGCTTTGGCTTGCAGTATTATGACAAAAGCGTATTGGGAACAGCCGCTGTATATGGGATAATAAAAGATTTG CATCTTCAAACGACCGTTAACGGTGTGGTATCTACCACAAGGTATAGTACAGCCACAGCTGCGTTCTATTATGGTTACATCGTTGGT GTGCTTCCGATCGCCTTTCTGTTCACTCGTCTGCCTCTGGCAAAGACTACCGCCTTCTTCGTTATCATTTGGGGCCTGGTCTGCATCCTTACAGTTGTTTGCACGAGTTATCAAGGCTTCACCGTCCAACGAGTGGTGTTGGGCATCTGCGAATCGGCTGTCTCTCCTGCTTTTGTTGCTATTTGCGCATTATGGTGGGAGCCCCAAGAGCAGGCGAAGAGGATCGGGTTCTTCTACTCTGCTACAGGA GTATTCTCAATGTTCTCTTCTCTAGTGAATATTGGTTTGGGAAAAACTGGTGGTGCACACCCGTGGAAATCCATGTATTATTTCGTCGG AGCTCTTACAATTTTCTGGGGCTTTGTCATTCTCTTGATTCTCCCCGACCACCCTCTTCGTCCGGGGCGATGGTTTACTACAGAGGAGCGTGCCGTCCTTGCTCGCCGCTTTGCTCGAAATCAGGCGGGAGCCAGCCAGCAACCTATCAAGCCCTACCAGGTCCTTGAAGCCGTCCGCGATATCAAGACGTGGCTGTACCTTCTTATGGCAGCCTCTATTTATATCTGCAATGGATCCGTCACCGCCTTTGGTGCAAAGATCATCACTGGATTAGGTTATACCAGTTTGCAGGCGACAGCGTTGTTGGTACCCGGTGGAGCGATGACTGTGATTACCATTGCCATCTTCAGTTACTATGCTGACAAATATACCAACATCAGAACATTG CTGTTGCCCATTAGCTGTATTCCTGTCATCGTTGGTGCAATCGTCAT CTGGGCCGCACCTTGGAAGCCAACAGCAGGCCCTCTCATCGGTTACTACTTAGTTGCCAGCTTCGGCGCCCCTTACGTA CTTCTTCTCACTCTCGCTTCCTCCAACACAGCTGGCGCGACTAAAAAAGCTGTCACTACTggcttcatcttcattgGCTACAACGCCGGTAACATTGCCGCTGCTTATCTCGTGTTCGCCAAGGAGGCTCACATCAAGTACCGTTCAACGTGGATATCTGTTATTGTCGGGATGGTGTTTGCTTCGGCGGCGAGTTTGGTGTTGAGGTGGTTGTATGTGAGGGAGAATAAGAAGAGGGATAAGGAAGAGTTGGCAGAGAAGCAGAGTGAGGAAACGACCCGAACGGATGAAGAGAAAGCTGCTCTGGCAGGATCGGTCGACTCACTTGACGGGCTTGCCAGTTTGATAGTGGCAGACAAGTCGGACAAGAAAATACCTGGTTTCCGTTATACTCTTTGA
- a CDS encoding L-iditol 2-dehydrogenase, putative (Similar to TIGR gene model, INSD accession AAW46366.1) produces MCSSHATAVESVSPAPQKSQYEVKYDPDLVLKSVDFKELKEGDKELKDVTANIACAYDEKHNVKMINKPIPKAREDEVVVHIKATGICGSDVHFWKHGQIGPTMIVTDTCGAGHESAGEVVEVGPGVKQWKVGDRVAIECGVPCGQASCAPCVTGRYNACPQVVFFSTPPYHGTLTRFHAHPASWLHRLPDNLSYEEGALCEPLAVALAALERAGNRLGDPILICGAGPIGLVTLLASHAAGCTPIVITDLQASRLEVAKKLVPTVKTVQIERSWTPKETSEAIKNAAGTGIRVAIDATGFESSITAAIYSVVFGGKVFVVGVGPSEQKYPFGYCSANEIDLQFQYRYAHQYPKALRIVSGGLINLKPLLTHTFPLNKAVDAFHVAADPTKGAIKVQIID; encoded by the exons ATGTGCTCTTCTCACGCTACTGCTGTCGAGTCTGTCTCCCCCGCTCCCCAAAAGAGCCAGTACGAGGTTAAGTACGACCCGGATCTTGTTCTCAAGAGCGTCGACTTCAAAGAGTTGAAGGAGGGAGACAAGGAGCTTAAAGATGTTACGGCCAACATTGCCTGCGCCTACGATGAGAAACATAACGTGAAGATGATCAACAAGCCCATTCCTAAAGCCAGGGAGGATGAAGTCGTCGTGCACATCAAAGCCACTGGTATCTGCGG TTCCGATGTCCATTTCTGGAAGCACGGCCAGATTGGTCCCACCATGATTGTCACAGACACCTGTGGTGCTGGTCACGAATCTGCCGGTGAAGTCGTCGAAGTGGGTCCCGGAGTCAAGCAGTGGAAAGTCGGAGACAGGGTTGCTATCGAATGTGGCGTTCCCTGTGGACAAGCCAGTTGTGCTCCTTGCGTGACTGGGAGGTACAACGCCT GTCCTCAAgttgtcttcttctcgacTCCTCCCTACCATGGTACTTTGACTCGTTTTCATGCCCACCCTGCCTCTTGGCTCCACCGTCTTCCCGACAACCTCTCGTACGAGGAAGGCGCATTGTGCGAGCCTCTTGCCGTTGCTTTGGCGGCCCTTGAGAGGGCTGGTAACCGCCTGGGTGACCCTATCTTGATTTG CGGTGCTGGACCTATTGGTTTGGTCACTCTTCTCGCTTCCCACGCTGCTGGTTGTACGCCTATCGTCATCACCGACTTGCAAGCATCTCGCCTTGAGGTCGCCAAGAAGCTTGTTCCAACCGTGAAGACTGTCCAGATAGAACGTAGCTGGACTCCAAAGGAGACCTCTGAAGCTATCAAGAATGCCGCAGGCACCGGAATTCGCGTTGCCATTGATGCCACTGGCTTCGAGAGCTCAATCACTGCTGCTATCTAT TCTGTTGTGTTTGGTGGGAAAGTCTTTGTCGTTGGTGTTGGTCCTTCTGAGCAAAAG TATCCATTCGGTTACTGCTCGGCTAATGAGATTGACCTCCAATTCCAATACCGTTACGCACATCAA TACCCTAAAGCCCTCCGTATTGTTTCTGGCGGCCTCATCAACTTGAAGCCGCTTCTCACCCACACTTTCCC
- a CDS encoding Nucleus protein, putative (Similar to TIGR gene model, INSD accession AAW46365.1), with protein sequence MSSSGEPSETRQRLDHTRGRSTSSDRSASAQTGKKSKTMKDRNQNNEKNNEDGSRPNEDPIASGRSCKECRRLKRKCDRQLPCSVCTRFGKKCAYATEPLRKNQEYIMELERKVDYLQHLLGTGHPNQGGDVSAARSDQGLNVGSPASRSQSRHSEEHGVVPMRQSPLLPTQYQPSPASARIPMPPPLLAGQTHLLPARTPETRSFTPSHAPPYELLAASGGTSSSSAASVMRQESMPTTHNAARPFINEAEKRSISSSSALGPSHSMRTVPIDFKYDLPPASEVLERQPSSVSGYEWNERWATKGLGGNDGYASLSIEPDGQGYLGFASGSTLLRILQLCAGSVSLASLESSLSAAPPASRPQGWTPTMAETVSCVDAYFEHYHPQYPLLHEPTFRAQWNDLVPQPLAREWDFLLNIVLAIGAFCVSRPIYVIDYFLEAAISQLSVDYLEKGSLTLVQAFCLLSNISQKRNKPNSGSVYMGIALRLAIGLGLHRELPFWNISPFDREVRRRTWWVVVSFDSGSAITFGRPILEPHYPAESDVYMVHNVHDRAFTPAARLPPVEVNEPTIYTALINQASFHASTNRIYTRVMSSPAPSATETLALDSDLLSWYATVPEHLHPHNEPVSPHWLDFAQYKMFWRYCNLRIILHRRAFLERALKALPLSPTDEEIEGEDDSTVAEIKCTRLCQDNASDTIHSMSRFFSMRQQMSRLESWYGLHFLFHASFIPLIALHVDPNSPRRPVWEEEVSLAREILVSLKDDPLVDRCLSIIDALVPHASSTSIGPGQMGFQDTSTMLYEMLQSNPTWQNSFDVPDDDLAPNLLPVADLATLTSLWPDRSS encoded by the exons ATGTCGTCGTCCGGTGAGCCATCAGAGACGAGACAACGACTGGATCACACTAGGGGCCGCTCAACTTCTTCCGACCGCTCTGCTTCCGCTCAGACCGGCAAAAAAAGTAAAACTATGAAAGACAGAAACCAAAACAACGAAAAGAATAATGAGGATGGTTCCCGCCCCAATGAGGATCCGATTGCCTCAGGTAGATCG TGCAAGGAATGTCGCAGGTTGAAGCGAAAG TGTGACCGCCAACTTCCTTGTAGCGTCTGCACACGATTTGGAAAAAAGTGTGCATATGCTACCGAACCTCTCCGTAAAAATCAGGA ATATATTATGGAGCTGGAACGGAAAGTCGACTATCTCCAACACCTGCTGGGCACAGGCCATCCCAATCAGGGGGGTGACGTTTCCGCAGCTAGGTCGGATCAAGGGCTCAACGTTGGCTCCCCAGCCTCACGGTCTCAATCGCGCCATTCGGAAGAACAT GGTGTTGTTCCAATGAGGCAATCTCCCTTGCTTCCCACTCAATATCAACCATCCCCCGCCTCTGCGAGAATCCCAATGCCGCCTCCTTTGCTTGCTGGCCAAACACACTTATTACCAGCTAGGACACCGGAGACGCGCAGCTTTACCCCTTCACACGCCCCTCCTTACGAACTTCTCGCCGCTTCAGGTGGCACCAGCTCAAGCAGTGCTGCTTCAGTCATGAGACAGGAATCAATGCCCACTACACACAATGCAGCGCGCCCATTTATCAATGAAGCCGAGAAGCGGAgcatctcttcttccagcGCACTTGGCCCATCACATTCAATGAGGACAGTGCCTATAGACTTCAAATACGACCTTCCTCCGGCTAGCGAAGTCCTAGAAAGACAACCCAGCAGCGTGTCCGGCTATGAATGGAATGAGAGGTGGGCGACCAAAGGGCTCGGAGGGAACGATGGTTATGCCTCTTTGTCGATAGAGCCTGATGGACAAGGCTATCTAG GGTTCGCTTCAGGATCGACGCTCTTACGCATCCTTCAATTGTGTGCGGGGTCAGTTTCTCTTGCATCACTGGAATCAAGTCTTTCGGCGGCCCCTCCAGCATCTCGACCCCAAGGATGGACCCCTACAATGGCAGAAACCGTGTCTTGCGTAGATGCTTACTTTGAGCACTATCATCCTCAATATCCCCTGTTGCATGAGCCAACATTTAGAGCGCAATGGAATGACCTGGTACCCCAGCCATTAGCGCGCGA ATGGGATTTCCTTTTGAACATCGTTCTCGCCATCGGTGCGTTTTGTGTTTCACGTCCAATATACGTCATCGACTATTTCCTCGAAGCCGCTATATCGCAACTCTCTGTGGATTATTTGGAAAAAGGCAGTTTGACATTGGTTCAAGCCTTTTGTTTGCTGAGTAACATTTCGCAAAAACGCAACAAGCCGAATTCAGGTTCGGTGTATATGG GTATCGCATTACGCTTGGCGATCGGCCTAGGTCTTCATCGCGAGCTTCCCTTTTGGAACATCAGTCCATTTGATAGAGAAGTCAG GCGGCGAACTTGGTGGGTGGTAGTATCCTTTGACTCTGGTTCAGCGATTACATTTGGCCGTCCAATA CTGGAGCCTCATTATCCAGCAGAATCCGATGTGTACATGGTGCATAATGTCCATGATAGA GCATTCACCCCGGCTGCTCGATTACCGCCCGTTGAGGTTAATGAGCCCACTATTTACACTGCTCTTATTAATCAGGCATCCTTCCATGCTTCAACCAATCGTATCTACACCCGCGTCATGTCATCACCTGCACCCTCTGCTACGGAGACTTTGGCCCTCGATTCAGATCTGCTTAGCTGGTACGCTACTGTACCTGAACATTTACACCCTCATAACGAACCCGTCTCACCTCATTGGCTTGATTTTGCGCAATACAAGATGTTTTGGAGATACTGCAACCTGAGGATCATTCTTCATCGCCGTGCTTTCCTTGAGAGAGCTTTGAAAGCCCTCCCATTATCGCCAACcgatgaagagattgaaggGGAGGATGATAGCACTGTGGCGGAAATAAAATGTACCCGCTTGTGCCAGGATAATGCTTCCGACACGATTCATAGTATGAGTCGGTTCTTTTCGATGCGTCAACAAATGAGCCGGCTGGAAAGTTGGTATGGTCT ccatttccttttccatGCAAGTTTCATCCCTCTTATTGCATTGCATGTTGATCCAAATTCCCCTCGACGCCCGGTctgggaggaagaagtgTCTTTGGCTCGCGAAATTCTTGTATCTTTGAAGGACGACCCATTGGTCGACAGATGCCTTTCAATTATTGATGCCCTTGTTCCCCATGCCTCTTCGACATCTATCGGGCCAGGACAAATGGGATTCCAAGATACAAGCACCATGCTTTATGAGATGCTACAAAGCAATCCCACGTGGCAAAATTCGTTCGATGTGCCTGATGATGATCTAGCTCCAAATTT GTTACCAGTGGCTGATTTGGCGACTCTGACTTCACTGTGGCCTGATCGAAGTTCTTGA
- a CDS encoding Hypothetical Protein (Similar to TIGR gene model, INSD accession AAW46232.1), protein MRFVVLSEGDNSSRSPRHHDGSSVVESMITSLKNQLGLNNKLVERFLTADEARQSEYEKQLIEYRDKLDKLENARLLMESSYEQESFALKGRVFELENQIMKLKAREHGREQQKDGTVCQFEQQEEIFEDQLRAQRKDFETWQIEAMARMEKLESALTMMKKSKSKKSVNFCEMATVRTFDQPQSALLNRGKQINGMDCSSASATPVRSSVPVAVVLPLLLQELLCLPKQRQQMLTMLRTYQSV, encoded by the exons ATGCGCTTCGTGGTCCTCTCGGAAGGGGACAACAGCTCCCGGAG CCCCAGACATCACGATGGTTCATCTGTCGTCGAGAGTATGATAACATCTCTAAAAAATCAACTAGGTCTGAATAACAAACTCGTCGAAAGGTTCTTAACTGCGGACGAAGCCCGGCAAAGTGAATATGAGAAGCAGTTAATC GAGTACCGAGACAAGTTGGACAAGCTCGAAAATGCCCGCCTTCTTATGGAAAGTTCATACGAGCAAGAAAGT TTTGCTCTCAAAGGGCGCGTGTTCGAGCTTGAGAATCAGATAATGAAACTCAAAGCTCGAGAGCATGGGCGAGAACAG CAGAAAGATGGTACGGTGTGTCAGTTTGAACAACAAGAGGAAATTTTTGAAGATCAATTGAGGGCTCAGCGAAAGGATTTTGAGACGT GGCAGATAGAGGCCATGGCTCGGATGGAAAAGCTGGAGTCCGCTTTGACCATGATGAAAAAGTCCAAGTCCAAAAAATCGGTGAATTTCTGTGAGATG GCAACCGTCCGCACTTTCGATCAACCACAGTCCGCATTACTAAACAGGGGGAAGCAGATTAATGGAATGGATTGTTCTAGCGCAAGCGCGACACCCGTGCGGTCTTCAGTACCAGTAGCAGTA GTGCTTCCCTTGCTACTACAAGAGCTGTTGTGCCTGCCAAAGCAAAGGCAGCAGATGTTGACGATGTTGCGAACGTACCAGTCAGTATAA
- a CDS encoding uncharacterized protein (Similar to TIGR gene model, INSD accession AAW46358.1), with protein sequence MAQRTTSLSGSSRLSLSVDKTPAATQVSVAGRHPLRQDWSISYVHRPPNAKVDYEKEIRRVATFGSIESFLHLYSHLTPVNELPPVTDVLVFVSRIGRPGVWEEMREGGRFTIRLVHPIVPILYESLLFSLIGDQFDEADNVVGCVLSMRQAEGILSVWVEDEGENVRNGSLRAKILSLLNLPPSTTCDYRANRTLLENANKPAFASNNSTNNVNGVSANGEGGHGHGHGHGHGHGHGHGHGHGGRGDRGEREQEGGNPGGERRAHGAGRERGERIGGDREHEYHPRPNGGRFDHHHHERPHRERGERAERMSVSAVGGMGGDRPERTDRERGEHSRSNVGGQGHERIGSSHWGTGGAFRDRESQPGQRRTVVTPGAAAAAGLPAAPGTATPGSGAGVW encoded by the exons ATGGCACAGCGAACAACCTCTCTCAGCGGCTCATCCAGGCTTTCACTAAGCGTAGACAAAACTCCGGCTGCAACTCAAGTTTCGGTCGCCGGCAGGCATCCGCTCAGGCAGGA CTGGTCCATATCCTATGTCCACAGACCTCCCAATGCCAAGGTTGACTATGAAAAGGAGATACGCCGGGTCGCTACTTTTGGCTCA ATTGAgtccttcctccatctctaCTCCCACCTTACCCCGGTGAACGAATTACCTCCAGTCACCGACGTACTCGTTTTTGTCAGCCGAATCGGTCGACCTGGTGTCTGGGAGGAAATGCGAGA AGGAGGTCGATTTACCATCCGGCTCGTCCACCCTATCGTCCCTATCCTTTACGAATCgcttcttttttcccttATAGGTGACCAATTCGATGAGGCAGATAATGTTGTGGGCTGCGTTTTGAGCATGAGGCAGGCTGAGGGTATCCTGAGCGTTTGggtggaggatgaaggagaaaatGTCCGAAACGGCTCCTTAAG GGCCAAGATCCTTTCCTTGCTCAATCTTCCACCATCAACCACATGCGACTACCGCGCGAACAGAACTCTGCTCGAAAATGCCAATAAACCCGCTTTCGCGAGCAACAATTCTACCAACAACGTCAACGGCGTCTCCGCCAATGGCGAGGGCGGCCACGGGCATGGACATGGACATGGACATGGACACGGGCATGGGCATGGGCATGGGCATGGTGGACGAGGTGACagaggagagagggaaCAGGAAGGCGGTAACCCCGGGGGCGAACGTCGTGCACACGGTGCCGGTCGTGAGAGAGGTGAACGGATTGGTGGTGACCGGGAACATGAGTACCATCCTCGTCCAAATGGGGGTCGATTTGATCACCATCACCACGAGCGGCCGCATAGGGAGAGAGGTGAACGTGCCGAGAGGATGTCGGTCTCGGCGGTCGGCGGCATGGGTGGAGATCGACCCGAACGAACCGATCGTGAAAGAGGGGAACATTCTCGCTCAAATGTAGGAGGACAAGGGCACGAACGTATAGGGAGTTCGCATTGGGGTACAGGAGGAGCATTTAGGGATCGGGAAAGTCAGCCTGGGCAGAGGAGGACGGTGGTGACACCTGGAGCTGCAGCTGCGGCAGGTTTGCCGGCTGCACCTGGAACTGCAACTCCCGGGAGCGGGGCTGGGGTATGGTGA